The DNA window GAGCGCGGACAAGTGCGTAAAATTGTGCTGAATGTAACACTTTAAGAAGGTCACAAGTCAAGTGATTTGAAACTAGCGACAgagtgtgtgagtgtgtgtatttgagtttttgttttttggatAATTGACTGTGTTGTTACACGAAGTGAGTCGGCTGATGCGAGGAAGCATCTAACAGCCAGCCGGAAGCTGCAGAAGCCGCAAACATCTCATATATGCTAAAATCATCAGGAATGACTGTAACTCCGATACGAATGGCGATGACCAGCCCGACGGTTCCCATGCAACAGAAGAGCACTTCGCGGATCAGCAACTTTAGTGTGGCGTCGCTGCTGGCGGACACCCGACCCAAGACACCGTCGAGTATAACATCCGCGACGGAGCTCCTGCTACCGGCAAACCTTTCCCACGCGAGTAGCTCACCTCGCTCGGCACACGACAGTGGATCCTACAAGAATGATCTGGACCGATCGGACACTCCTCACAGCCTGCTGGAATCGGACGATTACGACTCCAACCAGGAAGACTCGATCGTGGACATCGAGGATATCAACAATGAGAACAGTAATTCCCAACCGGGACATCCAGACAAGGGTTCCCCGGCACTCCTGCAGCAATCAGCAGCCCTGGCAGCCGCTGGACATGTTCCTATCCGACCTACACCCTTCAGTGCCCtagcggcagcagcagcagcatggGGAGGAATGAGCGGCGGGATGCCCTGGCAAGCGGCCGCAGCACGACAGATGGGACCATTTGGACCGCCCGGTCTGTTTCCCGGGCAAGGGTTCGGACCGGGACAGCTAGGTGGAGGTGAGTGTCTTGCTTTTAACATTTTCTAATCAACGGTTGGGACGATCGTGCCGGTTTAGTTCAATGACTTCCTAGTGTGCCCCGCAGGTCAATTAGATTCTAGTTGGGTGAGCTTTGCCCTGCCTGGTGCTGGTGCGAGCTGGCGCTCAAATTTGTATATTAATTAGTGGTTTAGCGAAGCAGGCAGGCTCCACCGACAAATACGAACAACAGCTGGCCGGCTCCATCGCATCAGCGGGGAATGTTACGTTAATTAGCCGGAACGTTAACGTCTTAATCGAGCGAATCGAACTAACATCTAGTGCCGTTGGGCCGTGCAAAATGGCGATCTGTTTCGACGGGATGCGTCTTTTCCCCACATGAAACACAGCCCTATGCTAGGCAGTTCGTCTAGTCAACCAAACTGTAACTAATTACCAACACCGACCGGGAGTTCGGTTCTCGCGTTTCGTTTGTTTCAAATTGTTAATTAAATTAGAGAATTTAGAGTGGGGAATTATGTTAATGGAAGTGGCCTTTTTTCGTGTGTTCTCCTGGTGAGGTTTAGTGTGTTTCATGGGGAGAAATTTATCGCCTAGCTTTCCCCTTCTCCACCCGTTTGTTTTGTCGATGGTTTCGAATCGAATTTTAGCACTTCCTGCTGTAAATTGTATCGACTGCCGGACGAGGGAATCGCATGATTGACATAAAACAGTCGATAGAAACAGGTTGACTACTTGACAGACGGTTAGGTTGTGGTTTTGAATTAGagttattcaacataacatcaAAATGAATTAATTCATTCAACATATGGCATAAGAAACCGGGAAGCTAGCTACAAGCTAATTAAGCCGTTGAAGTTCTCATAAAACCAACCAGCACAAACTGGATCTATTAAAATGCTCTTCTCCGGTGACCTTGAGGGACGGGGCAAAAACTGCTCAAACACAGTTCCCACACTCCGACTATCGGTGGTCGCTACCTGTTCAACCGTTTCCCCGCGCCTCACTGGGTCGAATGCTGCTTTCATTTCGAGATAAAACCCATGTAGCCGAAATCTATTAATTAGCGTGCTTATCTTCTGTCCACCAAAATCTCACCGAGAAACAAAATCGAAACGAATGGAAGAACAAACGAAACATGTCAATTTTTCGGATTCCTACCTCCGCGCTCGTCCATGGTCTCCGTCCACAACAGCAAGCCTTCCCTGAGGAAGCAGATTCGAAACCAATTAATTATGGTGTGTGATCGATATAAATTCGGGGATTCTGGGAAGTTGGAAGTTGTCCTTTTTTCATGTCGTGTTTTTTCCCTCTGTTTTTGTCTGGTTTATGTTTTATTTCGGTCTTTGAAATCCCGCGTTCGGTTGCTGTCGGGGACTTCAGCAATTAATTTGAATGTAATTTATAACAGTTTCGGTTCTTTCGTTGTTTtttgttgctgttgctgctggcGTTCGAGGTTCCTTAAGGACCATCATGCGGacgaaattaaagaaaaaaccGAATGAGTTACGAGGACATTTCACCGTTTGTCATCCCCATTCACGATGGATAACGGCTCTCGACCGGGCAGATTTCGATGATTAATACGATTATGATTTGTATTATTTTTTGTCATCGAACAAAACATGCTTCCCAGCGCCCTCGCTCGGACCGAGTCGAAGCTGAGCTCTTTGTCCCGCCGTTGGGGTTATGTGACCACATGTGCGCACAGCTCGAATATGAAGCGTGTAATTATGTTCAGTCACAGCATAGTTTTTTTGGTGACAGCAGGAAAACCAAGCTGAGCTGTTGTCTTCAATTAGTCCGTCAAAGTGGTTTTTATTGGATGCTTCCTGCCGGAGCGGAGATTTGGTGTGCCTCTGGGAAGACCTTGACACGCATGTGTGATTTTGTCGAAAAATTCTCGGGAATGCTGCGGAGCGGACCGTGAACGGGTTGAAGTTCGGTTTCGATTTGTGGGTGTCTCTATGAAATTGATAGTGGTGGTACTTTTTTGTGGAACAGTGGCGCTGTCGAGAGATGGCTGCTTAAGAAGGCAGGCTTGGTAATAGTTTGAGTGATTTTAAGATAGATAACGAAATCTATGCTGCTGTCGGAATTCtaaatgtacttttcaagttTTATTTCCACTTAGGTTATGTAACATCACATGATTGTATTTCACAACACATTAGCGACTACATGAACATTAATTTGTTACTGACAGGTTCATGCATCACTTCGATCCACGGTACTTTATGAACAATTATCAATTGTTTGTGagtttctttttaaattcaatttctATCCATCTTACCACTGGAAAAGGCAGTTTCATCACAAAACGCACCTTCACATTTTTAACAAATCAACTCATACTTTGCAGTTTCACAGTTagtttctttttaaattttatttcatacCAATGAAAACATTTTCGCCAATTTACACTTATGAACTCTGATGCCCGTTCCAGCAAAAGTTACATATTTTACCGTACATTTTGTCACATGCACAGTAACTAGAAACTGTATTAAATTCAGATATCTTAGttaatttctttttaaattttatttccattttttcatttgTTACACTAAATAAAGTAATACTATATTATAACGGCTGTTTATACAAGGAACGGtcacatttttcaaaactaaTTATTCTGTCACTCAATCCAGAAACTGTAGTTATTTAAGTAATTTTTAATGTGATTATATTAACTTTGATATCGCACTGTTCACTTCACTTTTAACTGTTTTCACTAATTATTAGTGGCCAAACGCTCGCTTTAACTACTTTAAAACTGATATCCGTGCTAGAAAAGGTCAAATTTGCAAACCACAATGTCACTCGAACTAGAAACAATTTCATTTACAGGTCATTCTTTTTTAGTTCTGCTTCTATTGCTTTCGTCAACGAACATTGCACCAAACATTTTATTTAACACTTCTACCAAATGTTATTGCATTAACTCTGATGTATGTGCTAGAAGACCATTTCTAACAAGCGCACTTTGCACATCAGCTAGCTATTAGCGGTTAAACTTGCATGAGAAACATGTTCATTATTTAGACTAGGAAAACTCTGATGTCCGTACAAGGAAAGGCCACATTTTAAACAGTATTTTCCGTCGCATTTCAACGAGAGTAGAGCGAATTTAATTCTTCCCACAAACTAGAAACTACAGCAGAGTTACATgcttttttgcaatattttttcaatttttttcaacagtGAAGATTGCACTAAGCAAGATTAATTAACACTTACCCAAGGTGATTATATTAACCCTGATGTCTGTTATAGAAGTCAACTTTTTACAACCGCACTGTTTTATCAACTTATTTTATCCTCAGCTATTGGGAAAAAAGATTGCATTAGAAACCTGTTCATCAATTACACCGCTTTACACTTAATCCATACATTAAACTTTcgcattttattaaaaaaaatttaaatgctaTTTTGAGCACTTAATATCAAATGCGATTATATTAACACTCCGTTCACttagtttttaacttttttctaAGTATTAGTGGCAAAACTTTATTAACTTTTTTCTAAGTATTAGTGGCAAAACTTTATTAACTTTTTTCTAAGTATTAGTGGCTAAATTTGCTTAAAAACAATTTCGCCAATTTAGCTATCTTAGGCCTGATATCCCTGCTAGAAAAGGTCAAATTTTTAAACCACATTTTCACTCAAACTAGAAACTATTTCGTTTATACGTCTTTCGTCCTTCTTTTTTAGTATTACATCGATTGTTTTCGTCAATGAAAACTGCACTAAACATGTTTAATTAACACTTCTACCAAACTTTACTGCATTAACCCTGATGTCTGTGCTAGAAGAGTATTTCTTTCAACCGCGCTTTTTACAGCACTTATCATTCTATCACTATTAGCGGCAAAACTTGATTGAGAAACACGTTCATCATTTTGGCTATGAAAGTTCTGATGTCCGTGCAAGAAAGGTTGTTTTCGTCACATTTCACTAAGAGCAGAGCGAATTTAATTCTTCACTCAAACCCGAAACTGCAGCAGATTTACAAGTATTACTTTTAATATgttacaaatattaaaacggccagatTTACTGTGCAGTGTTGGGTTTAAAGATTtcttgaataatttaattaatgaattgttttgaatcttaaaggaggaagaaacgaggacaaccgtaccgactgtTTCAAtttaaatcgttgggagtgactctgctaagaaggttaatgtcactgcTTTGGTCCTTTGAGATGGGCAAAGGTATTTACGCCTTCCCCTGGCTAAAAGGCCTaagttaaagcgcctttactcgctcaaAACTTTTTCTCCATTACACGTTCAATACTTTTGTTCAATACTTTCTTTCTATTGACGAAAATATCGAGCATGTAATGGCCGCTAAAGATCACTCTACAGATAGGAACGCAGGCTTTCAAGTATCACACCATTCAATGTCGAACGAAGCATAAGCAAAGAAGTATCAGTGCAACGAAATAGTTTTGATACAAGTAAATATATTACAAGTTTGAGGTAATGTTTAAATCTTAGTTGTGAAATTAGTTAGTATACTTCTGTGATAGAATTAACACATTGCAAGTCCTGGTGGGAATGCCAGTTGAATACCTACTTAGAAAGATACGGGAAACCTACGTGATCTTCATTGAATATTAAAGTTTTTCAATAGGTAATGAATGTAGGTTAATAATTTGAGTTGATTAAACAATAAATCACAATAAATTAGGCCGATCTCACCTTGCTTGGATACTCTACAACAGGCACTAGTACGACCAGTGACGATTTCCTCCGAGTAGTCTGCTATAAGAGTGAACTGTTGAATTCCAAACCAGAAATGCAGCTCAAATGCACGGTTCACGGTCCAGGAACATTTAAACTCAAAACAGGCATTAAAGTAACCTTGCACAATTCATTTgatttctttttaaattcaatttctCTTTTTTCACTAGTTTCACTGTACGTTGTAAACACTTACCCTTGTCACACTTTTCACCACACTTCATTTTATTGCTAACATGACGGTCAAACTAGCTTCAAGAAGTTTCATCATTTTGACTAGATTAACCTTGATGTCCGTGCCAGAACAGGTCACGCAGCATTTTGTACCATTATTTAACACTCACAAGGTATTTCACTTTCCACTCAAGCCTCCACTTtctttctaaattttattttatatttttgacaTTAGTTGGTCATCATTAAACATGATAAACATGTTCATCAACGTAACTATGTCAAATCTGATGTCCGTGTTAGAAGCCACATTTTTGCCACTAACTAAACATTTCATTTGAACTTCTAGCACCTTCTTACAGCATCGCTGCAGACATCCCAATAAGGGGCCatgcacaaatgacgtagcttttatcggggatttttgacccctccctcccccctcgtagcatttggtcacaaaatttcaacctccccctcgtaaataacgtagcatttacctacgccctccccctcgtcccgtGCAAAGCGGCCgggggatgaaaaaaaattacatatgtttttcaattatttgaaatacatgtttgactatcaacattttcattaaaaaagcAAATTGCgttcaaaataagcccatttaatgacaaatatagtgttaataatttttttaaattttatatggcaaggggagcatgaagagaagttctctcagttcataATCCTGCAGccgccaatgattctaagaagcatacgttcatctttattaaattactaaattttgtgtggttgaatccgaagtgaaaatttaattcagctaccaaaacTAAGTCTGCTAGCTGGCAACATTAGCTAaccaatgtagcaagttaaatccgcatacaaaatcttttcgtatttttgcgaacttgtaattccgctaaacgtaaaatttacctcatgaaaaaccgcgtcAAACGTAActtgtttaaatttaaatttatttctcttgggaatggaggatcattaagtTGTTttttctaaacaatgggttttaaacttaatgctacgtcgcacaacttctgaccctatcctccccctcgtcacacttcgtcacaaatttggtataccctccctaccccccaaaatgctacgtcatttatgcatggcccctaacaGACCAAACTTTTCGCTTCAAATATTCATTTCCTCACCAAACAACTTCGTTTGTTTGTTCTAAGCCACTGTTCAAAACTCTAACGCGAGTTCAATAGAATTTGTTCGCGGAAATCGTTTCCATCCCTGCTCCTGCAACGAACCTCATGCACATCAGCGACATTTTTTTCACCAAACGACCGAAAATCCTCGGTCCACGGAAGAGATTTGCATTTCAAATTTGCAGCTACTTCGCGGGCGAAAGAAATCGAATCGCTACAAGTTTGTCCTACCTCCGCCGCGGAAACATACGGGAACAATAGTTTTGAACGTAGTTTTCCCCGCTCGTTGCTCCTCCGGCAGCCTCGTTCCCGACCATTTATCCAGCCGAAGAAATCGAAGCTTCAATTTGCAATCTCAATCGATTCCGGTGTGTTTCCCCGGTTCCGAAGGGGGTCTGAAAGTAGAGTTACATGGAGGAACATTgcacaataaaatcataaacCATCGCCCCGCCGGGTTTACGGTTTTCTGCCGTGGGGTTGACCCTTTGGGGATTCTCGGGCGAACAATAGAGTAGTAAATTATCTTTTGAGCCTTCCGTTCCCTCCCCACCGGTTGGACCTGGCAGgattctttttttttgctgcAGTTAAAGCAAAAAAACAAACATCCCCGGTCTAATGATAATGTTAAATTGTTTCCATGCATAAATTTCCCTGCGCGACAGCTCTGTGCCATGCGGCAAATTCAACGATCGATTTGTCCGGCCAAATTCCGACGCCGAGCTCGGCGAAAGAAACCcgaacgccattttgaatgccgTTGCCTTCCACAGGTGTGGGTTTGAAATTAGTCCAGAATTAATGGGCCGAGTTAGGCGGAATGGCTTAATTAAGTTGGTTCCTTTTTTCCGTGGGGGTAGTGGTGGTTGTTAGCTGTAACTTGCCGCAAGAAAAATGGCCACAGTTTCGACAGGGGCGATATAAATTATTATGGTTTGGGTTGTAAAAAAAAGTACGGTTATGCGCGCCAAGTAAACATTGCTCATTAGCATGGCGAATGAATCGATTTTGACGTGTTATAGCAAATCTCCGCCCCTCGCGGAGGGATGCCCCTAGCCTGAAGCCCTGAAAGGAAGTGGGATCAATTAATCAAAGTCATTTCTGACGAGCCCAAGCCGAACAGATGATGCAAGCTGCCAAGCGACCGAGCCGACACGATTTTGCACGATCAATTACAGTCGCTAATTAATGCTAAAAGCCAGTGAGATTAATTAATTTAGATCTTCTTCAGTGGTTACTCACTGTCGGTTTTTAAGTTGATGTTCGGCGCGAGGGAGAAATTTTTTCGACGCAACTTTCGGGGTTATattgtaaaaattttaaattaattggCTGCCCTGCGCTCGCCCACAAATTGAGTGCTGGTTTCTCTGTCCATACAGAATTCGCTAATTATTCCGATGTAGTTTTAAAAAGCAAGCAGCAACTACACGGTCTGTGTTGTATTTTGAACGCCAACCGTGGTCGTTGGTGGTGCTACAAGCAAcaaatttttgatgccaaaggcCTCAATTCTGACTCATTGACATTTCAAATTAGTAGTAGGAAGGTTAGGAGGAGGGACTGCTCTATAAAAAAACAAGCACGAAGCTTACCGTGAAGAGAAACCTGCGGGTTGGTTTTCAATTTTACGGCTCTGTAGATCGCAGTTCGTCGGGTCCGGATTTCCAGGGTGAGCCGTAAGCAATGGCGGTTGAATATAAATGGATCAATTTTGGGACCCTCCCGTTTTGCTTTTATTTCGGTACATGGCTTTTGTGTGGTAAAAATTATATTGTAATTAGATTCCGCTAAATTTGATGTATTGTTGGGTTTTATTGATAGAAATATACAGCGGGTCGTTGGCATGCTACAGGCCAACGTAAACTATTCGATAAGGAAGTGTTGCCAACCGTTCCAACTAAATTTTGACTGAATTGACAGAACTGCACTTTTACACTTCTTGATTCACTTATACACTTCACTTTAGTTGCTTGTTCGAGACACATCACCAATAGATAGAACTTGAAGTCCGTGCTAGAGAAAGCTAACTATTGTAAATGTCTAGGAATTGCGTTTTATTCGCTTCCCagaattaaataaacaaaacattcgtCGCTTTACAAAACACTTGCAGCAAAATTTATTTCACCATTCTCGGTCTATTTCGGCCCTGTACGCTGACGTGGGTTCCACAGCAAATAAAGTCATAAAAAGTTTACTTCTCTCAAACAGTTGAAACATCGTAAAAGCAGAAAACTGTGAGtaacaaaaattaatattaattttctctaattataataaataaaaacatcCACTTCCCCGCTTGTTTTCTCCCATTCTCTGACTCACTACCCGCGTGGGTGAAGTATCCTCACCAACCAACTGGGTTCCAAAACCAACAGATTGCGTGCCGGGATGCCATTACCGGTGCGAATTTTTACCCCTACCCACTTCTCTACCATACCGTTCCCTACCGCCCAGTTTCTGCCGGGTTCAAGTGGTTGGCCGCCCCACTCAACCTGAAGTgatttgaaattattattaCATTAATTTGATACTTGTTTATAATAAAAGAAAACACGGAAAGATattgttaatttatttgttattgtaatttttaaGTAGCCTCTCTGCTTAAGCCCGTTGCTGATTCGTCAAACTCGGAATGTGGGTTCCCGAGAGAGAGAGACGGTAAATTTGTTCCGTCATTCCCCTCTTTTCGCTGGCTTCAGTTCTGTTGTTTCGAGGAGCCAAAACCGAATTCGGTAGTAGATTGTACGGTTCGGATAACCTAAAGCGGGTAGTGACATGTTTTGGGTTCTTCTCTTTTGGAGCGCTTTTCGCGATGATGCTGTTGCGTACGAATCTCGTTAATTGGGTTCTGAGATGCTGAGATAACTGGTAATACTGGttgacagcagcagcagcaacatcagttGGAAGCTGGCCAGTGGAATTGCTGTTGGGAATCGAAGGGAACTAAAGCAGCTGCCCTCTTGTGGTTTCAAGATCACAAACTGGCAGCCCCAAACAGCTGATTGACAGTTGACAGTTTTTACAGTTTCAGGACTTATTGCCAACTTGCCCGGAAAGAGTACTTTCGGTTAGGGTTCGTGTAGGGAGTCTCAATCAGTTATTGTTTGACTGATTGTAGAAGAATGTTTTGTTTGGAGATTACTTCACTGTAACTGTAGACATTTGAGAATGACTATAATCGAATTTCTTTTTTGGTTGTAttgctattttattttttcaccacTTTATTTTTTCACCAACGAAAGCTGTTTTCTTTTCCTGTTCTGTTTCCTTTCTATTTTCGCCACCTCACTGATAATCAATTCGAATTCGGTGCGCAATGTAATACCAGCGAACTGATGTCCTGAAAGAAAATTA is part of the Topomyia yanbarensis strain Yona2022 chromosome 1, ASM3024719v1, whole genome shotgun sequence genome and encodes:
- the LOC131693606 gene encoding muscle segmentation homeobox-like codes for the protein MLKSSGMTVTPIRMAMTSPTVPMQQKSTSRISNFSVASLLADTRPKTPSSITSATELLLPANLSHASSSPRSAHDSGSYKNDLDRSDTPHSLLESDDYDSNQEDSIVDIEDINNENSNSQPGHPDKGSPALLQQSAALAAAGHVPIRPTPFSALAAAAAAWGGMSGGMPWQAAAARQMGPFGPPGLFPGQGFGPGQLGGGGQKLAPTTSSDLLDVGATLAADERTVMIVVDYDDVVCK